A genome region from Clostridium sp. JN-9 includes the following:
- a CDS encoding ABC transporter ATP-binding protein, with protein MNEVIKNEKDYVVTLNDVNLTYSGEKGEVDALKHINLNITEGEFICVLGPSGCGKSTLLKIIAGFLKPTEGEAKMDNEIINGPDWHRGVVFQSPTLYPWLNVKDNVAFGPKMRKFPKDDIKKLTDKYIDLVGLQGFEKQKPYELSGGMKQRVSLARVLINNPRMILMDEPFGALDALTRQNMQSLIRNIWKNTKNTVLLITHDVDEALGLATRIIVMSSRPGRILKEFNSEFTYHISDINQKNERYTPEYMGMREEILKIINCQNE; from the coding sequence ATGAACGAGGTAATAAAGAATGAAAAAGATTATGTTGTAACATTAAATGATGTGAATTTAACATATTCCGGTGAAAAAGGTGAAGTTGATGCCCTAAAGCACATAAATTTAAATATAACTGAAGGAGAGTTTATATGTGTACTTGGCCCATCAGGCTGTGGTAAAAGCACATTGCTTAAAATTATTGCAGGCTTTTTAAAACCCACAGAAGGTGAAGCTAAAATGGACAATGAAATTATAAATGGGCCTGACTGGCACAGAGGTGTTGTTTTCCAAAGTCCAACATTATATCCATGGTTAAATGTTAAGGATAATGTTGCTTTCGGCCCTAAAATGAGGAAGTTCCCTAAAGATGATATTAAAAAATTAACTGATAAATATATAGATCTTGTTGGCTTGCAGGGTTTTGAAAAGCAAAAACCATACGAGCTTTCAGGGGGCATGAAGCAAAGAGTTTCTCTGGCAAGGGTTTTAATAAATAACCCCAGAATGATTTTAATGGATGAACCTTTTGGAGCTCTGGATGCTTTAACAAGACAAAACATGCAGAGTTTAATAAGAAATATCTGGAAGAATACAAAAAATACAGTTTTACTTATTACTCATGATGTTGATGAAGCATTAGGCCTGGCTACAAGGATTATTGTAATGTCAAGCAGGCCTGGCAGAATACTTAAGGAATTTAATTCAGAATTCACATATCATATTTCAGATATAAATCAAAAAAATGAAAGATATACTCCTGAATATATGGGTATGAGAGAAGAAATATTAAAAATTATTAACTGCCAAAATGAATAA
- a CDS encoding YeeE/YedE thiosulfate transporter family protein, with protein MKSITEYLRKPWPYWVGGVLLGILNVILLAVTGTAWQITSSFLLWAGGILEKFGLQPFKWDYFNYIMPEYKSIIANHNVFINQFSILNIGVIVGALIATLLASEFKFKKIKGTKHAVFALIGGIMMGYGSRLTNGCTVGSFFDGIPSFSLHAWVFWIFVVLGAMAGTKILMKFLL; from the coding sequence ATGAAGTCTATAACTGAATATTTAAGAAAGCCTTGGCCTTACTGGGTTGGAGGAGTACTGCTTGGAATACTTAATGTAATACTCCTGGCTGTAACAGGCACAGCATGGCAGATAACCAGCAGTTTTTTATTATGGGCAGGGGGAATCCTGGAGAAGTTTGGCTTACAGCCATTTAAATGGGATTATTTTAATTACATTATGCCTGAGTATAAAAGCATAATTGCAAATCATAATGTATTTATTAATCAATTCAGCATTTTAAATATAGGTGTCATTGTAGGGGCTTTAATAGCAACACTACTGGCATCAGAATTTAAATTTAAAAAAATAAAGGGTACAAAACATGCTGTGTTTGCACTTATAGGCGGAATCATGATGGGGTATGGATCAAGACTTACCAATGGCTGTACTGTCGGAAGTTTTTTTGATGGGATTCCATCCTTCTCACTGCATGCATGGGTTTTCTGGATTTTTGTTGTTTTAGGGGCCATGGCAGGAACTAAGATTTTAATGAAATTTTTGCTGTAG
- a CDS encoding aliphatic sulfonate ABC transporter substrate-binding protein, with product MKLKKIIADVLIITMAGVLLSGCGSSKSKSGNSTSSSNMPKVVNIGTQQMPNDERIAIAKGFFEKEMGVKVNIIEFQAGDIRNALVSKNIDFALLGSASAAQGIASGIDVETIWIHEVLGDAEQLVVKKNSNINSVKDLKGKKIATPFTTTTHYSLLKALELNGVHEKDVKLLDMQMPDIYAAWQRGDIDAAYAWEPTLSNLSKDGRTIISSKDMAAKGVTTSNVEVVRREFAEKYPDIVTKYIKALNKAVKLYNDNQAEAVKTLADSLKISQEEALKETKGSTWLTAEQQLGPAYFGTSAKKGNLVNSLKDTADFLYKQKSVINEPKLSTFEKAVNPSYIEKALK from the coding sequence ATGAAACTAAAAAAAATAATAGCAGATGTTTTAATAATAACTATGGCAGGAGTATTACTTTCAGGCTGTGGAAGCTCAAAGAGCAAATCAGGTAATAGTACAAGCTCCTCAAATATGCCTAAGGTAGTGAATATAGGTACTCAGCAAATGCCAAATGATGAGAGGATTGCTATAGCAAAAGGTTTTTTTGAAAAAGAAATGGGAGTTAAGGTTAATATTATTGAATTTCAGGCAGGGGATATAAGAAATGCCCTTGTTTCAAAAAATATTGATTTTGCATTACTTGGTTCAGCTTCTGCAGCTCAGGGCATTGCAAGCGGCATTGATGTAGAAACCATTTGGATACATGAAGTTCTTGGTGATGCAGAGCAGCTGGTAGTTAAAAAGAATTCCAACATTAATTCTGTAAAGGATCTTAAGGGAAAAAAGATAGCTACTCCATTTACAACTACAACACATTATAGTTTATTAAAGGCTTTAGAGTTAAATGGTGTTCATGAAAAAGACGTAAAACTCCTTGATATGCAAATGCCTGATATATATGCAGCATGGCAAAGAGGTGATATTGATGCAGCTTATGCCTGGGAGCCTACGCTTTCTAACCTTTCAAAGGATGGCAGAACTATAATTTCCAGCAAGGATATGGCTGCAAAGGGCGTTACTACATCAAATGTAGAAGTTGTTAGAAGAGAATTTGCTGAAAAATATCCAGACATTGTAACAAAGTATATTAAAGCTTTGAATAAAGCTGTAAAACTTTATAATGATAATCAGGCTGAGGCAGTTAAAACACTTGCAGATTCTTTAAAAATATCACAGGAAGAAGCACTAAAGGAAACAAAAGGCTCTACATGGCTTACAGCTGAGCAGCAATTGGGTCCAGCTTATTTTGGAACAAGTGCAAAAAAGGGTAATTTAGTAAATTCATTAAAGGATACTGCTGATTTCCTGTATAAACAAAAAAGTGTTATAAATGAACCCAAATTGTCAACCTTTGAAAAGGCTGTAAATCCATCTTATATAGAAAAAGCTTTAAAATAA
- a CDS encoding sulfurtransferase TusA family protein, producing the protein MEVRDLDCLYEACPIPMIKAIKELRTMNSEDILVLHSDQSCVGVIVKEWGEENDYEVKVTEMENGEWQIFIQKP; encoded by the coding sequence ATGGAAGTGAGAGATCTTGATTGTTTATATGAAGCTTGTCCTATTCCTATGATTAAAGCTATTAAGGAATTAAGAACAATGAATTCAGAAGATATTTTGGTTTTACATTCAGATCAAAGTTGTGTGGGAGTTATTGTTAAAGAATGGGGCGAGGAAAACGATTATGAAGTAAAAGTAACTGAAATGGAAAATGGGGAATGGCAGATTTTTATTCAAAAGCCATAA
- the pepF gene encoding oligoendopeptidase F: protein MGKVLKERKDVDQSLTWDLSAIYADEQQYNSAVKELQQLSLDIERDYKGKLVTSGNINACLDKMRKVYELMNLTESYAGLSVEVDYTNDENQDRASRYENISSDIESRLSFVKSEIMQADEKAVDTAISESKENSNYLKDIKRDKVHALHPKVEKSLAALSGVFDAPYNIYNQAKLADMNFENFTVDGVEYPLGYALFENEYEYENNTKVRRAAFKAFSDKLRQYQYTTAAAYQTQVKTEKAMATLRGFDSVTDYLLFPQKVDRDLYNRQIDLITEKLAPHMRKYARLLKKIHKLDEMTFADLKIAVDPDYDPNVTIEDSKKYIEGALSVLGDDYLSMVKEAYNNRWIDFAQNKGKCTGGFCSSPYGSHSFILLSWSEKMAEVFTLAHELGHAGHFRLCNESQNVFDVDVSTYFVEAPSTMNELLMANYLLKTNKDKRFRRWVLSSMISHTYYHNFVTHLLEAAYQREVYKIIDQGGSVQASTLNKIKKDVLTKFWGDDVKIIDGAELTWMRQPHYYMGLYSYTYSAGLTIGTEVSKRILKEGQPAVDDWRAVLKAGSTKTPVELAKMAGVDITTEKPLLDTIDYIGGIIDEIVRLTEEINVN, encoded by the coding sequence ATGGGAAAGGTTTTAAAAGAAAGAAAAGATGTGGATCAATCACTTACCTGGGACTTATCTGCTATTTATGCTGATGAACAGCAGTATAATTCAGCTGTAAAGGAGCTTCAGCAGCTTTCATTGGACATAGAAAGAGATTATAAAGGTAAGCTTGTCACATCAGGTAATATTAATGCATGCCTTGATAAAATGAGAAAAGTATATGAATTAATGAACCTTACAGAGTCTTATGCAGGTCTTTCAGTTGAAGTGGATTATACCAATGATGAAAATCAGGACAGAGCTTCCAGATACGAGAATATATCATCTGATATTGAAAGCAGACTAAGCTTTGTAAAAAGCGAAATTATGCAGGCAGATGAAAAAGCAGTTGACACTGCAATAAGTGAATCAAAGGAAAACAGCAATTATTTAAAGGATATAAAAAGAGATAAGGTACATGCACTTCATCCTAAAGTAGAGAAATCACTTGCTGCTTTATCAGGAGTTTTTGATGCACCTTACAATATTTATAACCAGGCTAAGCTTGCTGATATGAATTTCGAGAATTTTACAGTAGATGGAGTAGAATATCCTCTTGGTTATGCACTTTTTGAAAATGAATATGAATATGAAAATAATACAAAGGTCCGCAGAGCTGCATTTAAAGCATTCTCTGATAAATTAAGGCAGTATCAGTACACTACAGCTGCAGCTTATCAGACTCAGGTGAAGACAGAAAAGGCAATGGCAACGCTTAGAGGATTTGATTCCGTTACTGATTATTTGTTATTTCCTCAAAAGGTAGATAGAGATTTATATAACAGACAGATAGATTTAATTACTGAAAAATTGGCTCCACACATGAGAAAATACGCAAGACTGCTTAAGAAAATACATAAGTTAGATGAAATGACTTTTGCAGATTTAAAAATAGCAGTTGACCCTGATTATGATCCTAACGTAACTATAGAGGATTCTAAAAAATACATTGAAGGTGCATTATCTGTTTTAGGTGATGATTACCTGAGCATGGTTAAAGAAGCTTACAATAACAGATGGATTGACTTTGCACAAAATAAAGGAAAATGCACAGGAGGCTTCTGCTCAAGCCCTTATGGAAGTCATTCCTTCATTTTATTGTCATGGAGCGAAAAAATGGCAGAAGTGTTTACATTAGCCCATGAACTTGGACATGCAGGACACTTTAGATTATGTAATGAAAGTCAAAATGTATTTGATGTAGATGTCTCTACATATTTTGTAGAAGCACCATCTACAATGAATGAGCTTCTCATGGCTAATTATCTTTTAAAGACTAATAAGGATAAAAGATTCAGAAGATGGGTTTTATCTTCAATGATAAGCCATACTTATTATCATAATTTTGTAACTCACCTTTTAGAGGCAGCTTATCAAAGAGAAGTATATAAAATAATTGACCAGGGTGGAAGTGTGCAGGCTTCGACTCTTAATAAAATAAAGAAAGACGTACTTACAAAGTTCTGGGGAGATGATGTAAAGATAATTGATGGAGCAGAGCTTACCTGGATGAGGCAGCCTCATTATTACATGGGACTTTACTCCTATACTTACAGTGCAGGACTTACCATAGGCACAGAAGTAAGCAAAAGAATCTTAAAAGAAGGACAGCCAGCTGTAGATGACTGGAGAGCTGTACTTAAAGCAGGTTCAACCAAAACCCCAGTAGAGCTTGCCAAAATGGCTGGTGTAGACATCACTACAGAAAAACCGCTGCTTGACACCATAGATTATATTGGCGGAATAATTGATGAAATTGTTAGGTTGACTGAGGAAATAAATGTTAACTAA
- a CDS encoding YeeE/YedE thiosulfate transporter family protein, producing the protein MSNEMEALIQQRQQKDEKKKRSQIPYAAAALIAAAILCLFLWKSNHIYAVYWVIGIAIGIALRYSRFCFAGAFRDPFLLGNTRLLRGLLIALMISTVGFAVIQHGYLKNNTIDYTRIPGCVTSVGIHTMIGAFIFGVGMTIAGGCASGVLMRMGEGHALPLFALLGFLIGTTLGAKNYPFWYDKIIKKASTIYFPEYLDLKVVVIIQLIILMCLYKLAVWYEEKR; encoded by the coding sequence ATATCTAACGAAATGGAGGCACTTATACAGCAGCGTCAGCAAAAAGATGAGAAGAAAAAAAGGAGCCAGATACCTTATGCAGCTGCGGCACTTATAGCTGCTGCAATACTATGTTTATTTCTTTGGAAAAGTAATCATATTTATGCGGTATATTGGGTTATAGGTATTGCAATTGGAATTGCTTTAAGATATTCCAGATTTTGTTTTGCAGGAGCTTTTAGAGATCCTTTTCTTTTAGGAAATACCAGGTTATTAAGGGGATTATTGATTGCTTTGATGATAAGCACTGTTGGATTTGCTGTAATCCAGCATGGATATCTTAAGAATAATACTATAGATTATACCCGTATTCCAGGGTGTGTAACTTCAGTGGGCATTCATACAATGATTGGAGCTTTTATATTTGGAGTTGGTATGACTATTGCAGGAGGATGCGCATCAGGAGTGTTAATGAGAATGGGAGAGGGACATGCCTTGCCATTGTTTGCCCTTTTAGGTTTTTTAATTGGAACTACACTTGGCGCTAAAAATTACCCATTCTGGTATGACAAAATCATTAAAAAAGCAAGCACAATTTATTTTCCAGAGTATCTGGATTTAAAAGTTGTGGTTATAATACAGCTGATTATATTGATGTGTTTATATAAACTGGCAGTTTGGTATGAAGAAAAACGTTAA
- a CDS encoding ABC transporter permease subunit, which produces MAMIKKKTTCEKMLTIGTILIILVLWFVSTALGWVDFKLVPSPQSVWAAFIDIMKNGYKNYTLLQHLGASMERLGIAFFWAVVTAIPLGLASGYNSKIRAVFEPIIDFYRPLPPLAYYTLLVLWLGIENGSKIALLFLASFAPIYISCVSAVMKIKEDYINSAYTIGASKMQIFFHVIFPACLPDIFIGLRTALGVAYTTLVSAEMVAANSGIGWMVLDASRYLRSDIIFLGIIIMGITGILLDRGILFIEHKVVPWEGKE; this is translated from the coding sequence ATGGCTATGATAAAGAAAAAAACCACATGTGAAAAAATGTTAACAATTGGAACAATACTTATTATTTTAGTATTATGGTTTGTATCAACAGCCTTAGGCTGGGTGGATTTTAAATTAGTACCATCTCCACAGTCAGTATGGGCTGCTTTTATTGATATTATGAAAAATGGATACAAAAATTACACATTGCTTCAGCATTTGGGAGCAAGTATGGAAAGGCTTGGTATTGCCTTTTTTTGGGCTGTTGTAACTGCAATTCCATTAGGACTAGCCAGTGGTTATAATTCCAAGATAAGAGCAGTTTTTGAGCCCATTATAGATTTTTACAGGCCGTTGCCTCCACTTGCTTATTACACACTTTTAGTTCTATGGCTTGGAATTGAAAATGGATCCAAGATTGCACTTTTATTTTTAGCAAGCTTTGCTCCAATTTATATTTCCTGCGTTTCAGCAGTTATGAAGATAAAGGAAGATTATATAAATAGTGCTTACACAATAGGTGCCAGTAAAATGCAGATATTTTTTCATGTAATATTTCCAGCATGTCTACCTGATATATTTATAGGGCTGAGAACGGCTCTGGGGGTTGCCTATACTACATTGGTATCAGCTGAAATGGTTGCAGCCAATTCAGGCATAGGGTGGATGGTATTAGATGCAAGCCGATATTTAAGAAGTGACATTATATTTTTAGGAATTATCATAATGGGCATAACTGGTATATTATTAGATAGAGGTATATTGTTTATTGAACACAAAGTTGTTCCATGGGAAGGCAAAGAGTAA
- a CDS encoding LysR family transcriptional regulator — protein MNFEYLQSFYVTVNCNSISKAAATLHLTQPGLSMQLKNLEQEFGASLLIRSNKGVELTEEGKVVFNYADTILSIKQNIKRDLKSLQQDNPKLIIGSCKSVGEYALPCSIYNYKKLYSEVAINMQVTTSSDVIEKLRDHSINIGIIQGAPEDNDISTLKIISDELILVGNTSSNKKVISLDELRKLPLILREKGSSTRSLLKKALEKKGLNSQNLNIIYDLNSPEAIKSSISAGKGFSFLPRLIVRKELKEGTLQKLQVNDFKVRFNYYIAYRKNYKFTNYEQKFVDFIISSKRGFC, from the coding sequence GTGAATTTTGAATATCTCCAATCATTTTATGTAACAGTAAACTGCAATAGTATATCAAAAGCAGCAGCCACTCTTCATCTTACCCAGCCAGGGCTTAGTATGCAGCTTAAAAATCTTGAGCAGGAATTTGGAGCCAGCCTTTTAATACGAAGCAATAAGGGTGTTGAGCTAACAGAAGAAGGTAAAGTTGTATTTAACTACGCAGATACTATTTTGTCAATTAAACAAAATATAAAAAGAGATCTCAAAAGCCTACAACAGGACAACCCAAAATTAATTATCGGGTCCTGCAAAAGTGTAGGAGAATATGCACTTCCTTGCAGTATTTATAATTACAAAAAGCTTTACAGCGAAGTAGCCATTAATATGCAGGTTACAACTTCTTCTGATGTCATTGAAAAATTACGTGATCATAGTATTAATATTGGAATTATTCAAGGTGCCCCGGAAGATAATGATATATCTACCTTGAAAATAATTTCAGATGAACTGATTTTAGTTGGAAATACTTCTAGTAATAAAAAAGTAATTTCTTTAGATGAACTAAGGAAACTTCCTTTAATCTTACGTGAAAAAGGTTCCAGTACAAGATCACTTCTTAAAAAAGCTTTAGAAAAAAAAGGACTTAATTCACAAAATTTAAATATTATATATGATTTAAATTCACCGGAAGCAATTAAATCTTCTATTTCTGCCGGCAAAGGATTTTCATTTTTACCCAGACTAATTGTTAGAAAAGAACTAAAAGAAGGTACTCTTCAAAAACTTCAGGTAAATGATTTTAAAGTCAGATTTAATTATTATATTGCCTATAGAAAAAACTATAAGTTTACTAATTATGAACAGAAATTTGTAGACTTTATCATTTCCAGTAAAAGAGGGTTTTGCTAA